TACTTCGATCAAAATGTTATACAAAAGATCACTTCTGCTGATAGAACCAAGGACCAACAAGGGAAGGCTACGTTTGGGCTATTACCGGTGAGTTCTATTACTCAGTTTCCgtacattttttaaaaaaatttcccTGTATCCATGTTGTTTTGTAATGCCACTGTTTCACTCCACTTTTGCCGTGTGTAGCTTAAGAGTAGCAACAATACTTGCTACTATACGACCCATCACCCATTTTCAAATGTGCCAGCAAACAATGAACCATTGGCTGCATCTTATTTCCCAAGTATAATAGCAGAACTGGGTGGATTTGTTGATCAGATTGATAGCAGGACAAGGCAGTCGCAGGCAAGGGCAGCCCTGGCAAAGTTTGATGCCAAATCCAAGAAAGCGTCAAGCTATATGAACACGGGGCAACTGATGTTACAGAATGCACACCAGAAAGTTATACGAAATCTGCGGGCAATTTTGCAGGACAAGGCGCATGGCAACATTGGTcaagatcatcatcatcaacccAACACTTCTGATACAGGTACTGGGATGAGTCCAGCTCATTGTCATCTTCATTAAATATCTTTGTTTATTCATTTTTTTCCATTCCATGTATGAAGCTCAAGCCGCTGATGTCAGCATGCATGGTAGCCGTAATGGTCATAACATGGGATCTGAACATGTATTTGACAAAGAGGTTCCATCTGAAACAAGGGAAAATGAGTTGCATTCTAGTAATCCCGATTCCCTACATGGAATGTTAGTTATCATTTGCACAAATTATAGAACGCATCTGACATATGCCACTTCCCCTCATTTATATCCTGTATATCCTGCGTTTCAGGTGGCCACCCTAATCAGGATAGGCCTTTGCAGTTCGCACAAAACGGGGCACGAGAACCAGATCTGCCAAACCATGCAACTCTGCACCAAACCCATGATGAAACTTTTCCTCAGACTGATGCAAGTAAATAAAACTAATTTCTTGCTTTATGGTCGCATTCTTAACTTCGCTCCTAAATTTCCCCCTTCTCTCATCAGAATGTACATTGTGATAAGGACATGGAAGGTGAACCTTCACTAGTTTCCTCTCAGGTTAGGGTACGCTTTTCTCAGTAAACAACTGTACTGTTTACCGCACTCTGTGGCCTATCTTACCATTTGAATTCCACAAGTGCATGTTCACACAGGTCTGACTAGTGATCATGTACTACCTCCTGACGTGGCTGATGGAAACACaacagcagccttgccaattaCTAGTATGTATTCTTCTTAACCCCTTTCTTCAACATTTCAACTAAAATTTGCTTAATTCTTAAAACATTTCTTTCTCTCCTTTACTTATTGTATGAAGCTCAAGCCGGTGACGTTTATATGCATGATACTCACACTGGGCACAATATGGGGTTTGAACATGAGTTTGACATGCCAATTCAATTAGAAACAAGGGCAAATGAATTGCATTCTGGTAATTCCCTTTTCAAATCAAACTTGCCAGTCCCACACAATAATAAGGCACCTTAAATACTACAGATTCACTAATACATATTCTGTGCTTCAGGTGACCACACCAACCAAGACATCAACCACGCCACACCTATGCAGTTGGAACAACACATGGCCCTAGAATCAGGGATCCCAATCCCTATAGCTCAGCACAATAGCCATGACGATAGTTTCCCTCGTTCTGATGTAATTCACTTAACCTGATTACTTTTTTGGTTGTCACTTTCATGATTTTTCCCTAATTCCTCCTTGCTCCCTCCAAAAGAATCACAATATACAGGATGATAAGGAAATTGAAGACAAACCTTCACCTATATGTTCTCAGGTGACATCTGATGTTTACAATGAACACTTCTAACATTTACCACAATCTGTTAAATATCTTACACAGATTTTATTTGACAAATGCAGGTTCCCATAAATGTAACCATTGATCAACTCGTGCCTCCTATTGCAGCTGAAGGAGCTATTGATGCCTGAACCATTATAGAGCAGGCATCAACATTGTTGATTTTGTCGCCATATTTAGATGGCTCCTGATAATGTCAGAATTTGGGGCTGAGAAGAATGCCAGGTAACCTTATGTTTATAACATACACTTTTTTTTAGCATTTAGTGGTTCAGCTTTCCATATCAGAAAACAACATATCTATCAATTGTAATCCGAATTGTTTTGGGAGGAACATACATTTCAAACTTACAAGTACCAGGACGCACATATATTTGAAATTACAACTTGAGTTTTCAGTTATTTTAACATCAACTCTCAATTATCTAGGACCATATAAGAGTGTACAGTGTCATCATCGATGATTGAAAAATTTGGAACCCTTGTTTGATAACCTGGCATCAATTTTAGTATGCTGCAGTGTGTAGGCATGGGTTATGggtaaataaaaaaggaaaaagataacTTGAATATGGCTGTTGCTTCGACACACATATGCTTTCCTCCAGTGTGTAGGCCGATGCATTAATAATAGTTATGATTCTATAAGATTCCAGTACAGATAGTTATCTTGTGTTTATCTTCCATTGCCCACTGTGTTGTTTCAAAGAAAGAGCACCCAAGTTCTACTTGAAAAATGGatgcttttgttttttttaatctcAACACAGTGATTATATTGAGCATACTCCCTCCTGATAGCGTTGATGCCACTGGTCAGCCGGGTAAGAGCACTTTATTGCTGATCTGAAACCTTTTCTCAATGAGTTCAGCCTCATCAAAGACCCTTAAAATTGAGTGATTCACCTTTTGAATTGTATtaatattttcttttgttttgagaTAAAGAGGGGCCCCCTTAAATACATCACGATATCACAAGGGAATGAGATTGGCAAAATTGAAGTTCTATCTATTGTCGATAGCTACAATTTCTTAATGGCCCCCCTCAAGCATAATTCGTTTCTATGTAGCAGGTGTATATCAATTCTTCTCAACAGGTTGCTACGTGATTTCTGCCGAACTTGAGTCTTCCTGCACTTGATGTTTTTAGTGCACTGCTTGAATGGACCAGGTGTTTTTCAGATAATATTCCTCAAGCCATTCAAAAAATTCTTAATCATTTTATGGTCTCATATAGTTGTTCTTTTGCTCTATAAATGTGGTTGTATAATCAACATAATAACTCTATGTTACATTTGCTTTGTGTGAATTATATATTTCTTATTTTAGATAGTGGATCATGTGTTATTTTAACCCGTAGCGTTAGCACGGTCACCTTATTAGTAGTAACTAGTTTCTCGGAATAGCTTCAGGAGCAGTGTGGTAACTCCTCATCCTAGTTATCATCTCACGCCATTTGAGATCGTAATATCTTTCATGGAAATTCAGCTCGTCATTGTACATTAGTGAAGTGTCCGAGCCTACGAGGAGCAAAATGTTAGCATAGTTTGGTTCTTCTAATTGCTGGAATATTTAACCGCATTAGTTTTAAATGTAGCCGCACCATTCCCGTATTCTCGTGTACTAAATCACGTACAAATATTCTCATATCCCATATTAGTCCACTATCGTACATACTTGCGGCATATGTAAACTTGAGTTTCCGGAATCACCGTGACCTAATCAACGTGCTCTAACTAAGGTTCATTACCATAAATGACCGTAGCTACGTGGGGTTGGGACGGCTTGGCTCACGAGGTCAGATAGATCGGCGTCTGGTCCGGTGGCTTCTCCCAAAATCACGCGGGAGCATAAACGCCCGCACAGGAACCGGCCTGGTTTGCTAGATCGTGCGGCGGATGGCATGGCTATAGAATAAACTATTGTGTGGCCGGCTACAGAttatactctctctctctctctctatatatatatatatatacatacatgtatgtacacacacacacacatagagTCGACTTGAGGGATTTGATTACTTGGCTCGTATGTGAAGATACAAGGGAATGTCAAGAGACAAGTATGAAGAATCAAACTCAATTATAGTGGATTCATTTACCATTCACATTCTAGAAGCTTTCCCACACCAACAACTAACATATGGTAGATTGCAAGGGTATCACTCTCATCTAATAAACAATGTACATGATATTATGGTTGTGAGTATTTCTTGGCTCAAGTATCTTTCTTTGCAAAATTTGTTTGTGCCTTAACCCAAGATATAGGATTTGCTCCTCTTGAGTCTTAGATGAACTTATGCATGTCTCTTGTAATTCAAATACTTGgatgcacatatttagggggagcttaTCCTATGTTTTGTAATTGTGAGGCTAACCCATTTTCATGTGATATTCTCATATTAGTCTCATggcaagtaaaaaaaaaacatcctcGAAGGTATGCTACATAAATCCTATCCTTTTCAATTGGTTTGATGGCTCATATTTATCTAGCTAACCTCCATAATATAGCTTAAATTCCTCTTGTTCCTTAAATGTCCTATAGTACACATAATCTTGCCTTCCACCATATGTGTGTGCTATCATT
This sequence is a window from Panicum virgatum strain AP13 chromosome 7K, P.virgatum_v5, whole genome shotgun sequence. Protein-coding genes within it:
- the LOC120639587 gene encoding uncharacterized protein LOC120639587, translating into MHDTHTGHNMGFEHEFDMPIQLETRANELHSGDHTNQDINHATPMQLEQHMALESGIPIPIAQHNSHDDSFPRSDNHNIQDDKEIEDKPSPICSQVPINVTIDQLVPPIAAEGAIDA